One Oncorhynchus masou masou isolate Uvic2021 chromosome 2, UVic_Omas_1.1, whole genome shotgun sequence genomic region harbors:
- the LOC135504059 gene encoding neuroplastin-like isoform X1 encodes MQPNAVMLAVVLFGNLVLHYVSAQNAGFVKSPMSETKLTLDTFELYCDVVGNPTPEIQWWYAEINRVDSFKQLWDGARKRRVSINTAYGNNGVSVLGITRLTLEDSGTYECRASNDPRRNDLRQNPAITWIRAQATISVLQKPKINASDQIILPSETKGPPVTLQCSLTNAHEGQQESFWMKNGVEIADTRNEQKNTEYIIKKPRSDDAGEYMCVYTFEMAPNANATIEVKAAPEITGHKRSDNKNEGQSALLYCKSVGYPFPIWTWRKLDGSNYMEIDNSSGRFFITNKDNYTELNIVNLNRTSDPGEYQCNATNHIGTKSMSSILRVRSHLAPLWPFLGVLAEIIILVVIIVVYEKRKRPDDVLDDDEPAAPTKTNSTNNHKDKNVRQRNTK; translated from the exons ATGCAGCCCAATGCTGTAATGTTGGCTGTGGTCCTTTTTGGAAACTTGGTGCTGCATTACGTCTCGGCTCAAAACG CTGGGTTTGTGAAGTCGCCAATGTCTGAGACTAAGCTCACGCTGGACACCTTTGAGCTGTACTGCGATGTGGTCGGTAACCCCACCCCTGAGATCCAGTGGTGGTACGCCGAGATCAACCGCGTCGACTCCTTCAAGCAGCTGTGGGACGGCGCCCGCAAGCGCCGCGTGTCCATCAACACGGCCTACGGCAACAACGGGGTGAGCGTGCTGGGCATCACGCGCCTCACGCTGGAGGACTCCGGGACCTACGAGTGCCGGGCCAGCAACGACCCGCGGCGCAACGACCTGCGCCAAAACCCCGCCATCACCTGGATCCGAGCCCAGGCCACCATTTCGGTGCTGCAGA AGCCCAAGATCAATGCGTCCGATCAGATCATCCTACCCTCGGAGACCAAAGGGCCCCCTGTCACCCTGCAGTGTAGCCTGACCAACGCCCACGAAGGCCAACAAGAGAGCTTCTGGATGAAGAATGGAGTGGAGATCGCAGACACACGGAACGAGCAGAAGAACACAGAGTACAT AATCAAGAAACCAAGGTCAGACGACGCAGGGGAGTACATGTGCGTTTACACGTTTGAAATGGCTCCCAACGCCAACGCCACTATTGAGGTAAAAG CGGCACCTGAGATCACGGGCCACAAGCGCAGTGATAATAAGAACGAGGGGCAGAGTGCTCTGTTGTACTGTAAGTCTGTGGGCTacccctttcccatctggacatgGCGTAAACTGGATGGCTCAAACTACATG GAAATCGACAACTCCTCTGGCCGCTTCTTCATCACCAACAAAGACAACTACACAGAGCTGAACATCGTCAACCTGAACCGCACCTCCGACCCTGGTGAATACCAGTGCAACGCTACCAACCACATTGGCACCAAGTCCATGTCGTCCATCCTGCGGGTGCGCAGCCACCTGGCACCCCTCTGGCCCTTCCTGGGGGTGCTAGCAGAGATCATCATCCTGGTGGTCATCATCGTAGTGTATGAAAAACGCAAGAGGCCAGACGATGTGTTGGACG ATGAtgagccagccgcaccaac GAAAACAAATTCGACAAACAACCACAAAGACAAAAACGTGCGCCAGAGGAATACGAAATGA
- the LOC135504059 gene encoding neuroplastin-like isoform X2 yields MQPNAVMLAVVLFGNLVLHYVSAQNEPKINASDQIILPSETKGPPVTLQCSLTNAHEGQQESFWMKNGVEIADTRNEQKNTEYIIKKPRSDDAGEYMCVYTFEMAPNANATIEVKAAPEITGHKRSDNKNEGQSALLYCKSVGYPFPIWTWRKLDGSNYMEIDNSSGRFFITNKDNYTELNIVNLNRTSDPGEYQCNATNHIGTKSMSSILRVRSHLAPLWPFLGVLAEIIILVVIIVVYEKRKRPDDVLDDDEPAAPTKTNSTNNHKDKNVRQRNTK; encoded by the exons ATGCAGCCCAATGCTGTAATGTTGGCTGTGGTCCTTTTTGGAAACTTGGTGCTGCATTACGTCTCGGCTCAAAACG AGCCCAAGATCAATGCGTCCGATCAGATCATCCTACCCTCGGAGACCAAAGGGCCCCCTGTCACCCTGCAGTGTAGCCTGACCAACGCCCACGAAGGCCAACAAGAGAGCTTCTGGATGAAGAATGGAGTGGAGATCGCAGACACACGGAACGAGCAGAAGAACACAGAGTACAT AATCAAGAAACCAAGGTCAGACGACGCAGGGGAGTACATGTGCGTTTACACGTTTGAAATGGCTCCCAACGCCAACGCCACTATTGAGGTAAAAG CGGCACCTGAGATCACGGGCCACAAGCGCAGTGATAATAAGAACGAGGGGCAGAGTGCTCTGTTGTACTGTAAGTCTGTGGGCTacccctttcccatctggacatgGCGTAAACTGGATGGCTCAAACTACATG GAAATCGACAACTCCTCTGGCCGCTTCTTCATCACCAACAAAGACAACTACACAGAGCTGAACATCGTCAACCTGAACCGCACCTCCGACCCTGGTGAATACCAGTGCAACGCTACCAACCACATTGGCACCAAGTCCATGTCGTCCATCCTGCGGGTGCGCAGCCACCTGGCACCCCTCTGGCCCTTCCTGGGGGTGCTAGCAGAGATCATCATCCTGGTGGTCATCATCGTAGTGTATGAAAAACGCAAGAGGCCAGACGATGTGTTGGACG ATGAtgagccagccgcaccaac GAAAACAAATTCGACAAACAACCACAAAGACAAAAACGTGCGCCAGAGGAATACGAAATGA